The following proteins come from a genomic window of Streptomyces liliiviolaceus:
- a CDS encoding streptophobe family protein, which yields MSDGSVGHGRRVPVGDVLLSSIAAVSWALIGMVGVAALGLHLLDADETASLGPMTAALVALGAGGSVTPSGDMSAFGLEGAQADTALQITPLGVSLVGALLLSWFFLRSLRGAGAVISPAELVARAGTVAALFVALLGGLAWAGHDIITIDGGALGLDKLPGGGVPDDVEVPGLGNIGGLLPDRLGDLADANAKVGFTVDTVPTLLGGLGWVLGVLLIALLASRRTPLPGGWTAVHRVVRPAVSALVTVLLVAVLAGFAAAAYAAIGDDNPKRIAGAALLGAPNGVWLGIPIGLLVPWDGTAKGPFLQFLPDPMDDLLKFSDDPVTLARLAELDGRVWLLGVAAALMMLFAGVLTAARTPFVRERGVLGFAARCALRLAIVTALVLPLLVWLTEVSVDASLSVLGIDAFDSGIELRGQLGMALLLGALWGAVAGAVGALLACASGAAGRQAAPLARGEVDGSSPEAVASYAEVAGRTAGQPAGEAGPYRPGTPFRPTNPETNPYLRIPDELRESGPGRRSGPRSPGGSRPPGGQRRDPGGQAGPPGAQPRPPGGQPQPPGGRPRPPGGPSGPGGQPPGGGGQPPPGARPPDDVPDDVYGAQTMIGPFPPTPRPGQPGSGPRRRSRSSQDGPPTPPDELPPPPPPRKPGGRR from the coding sequence ATGAGCGACGGGTCCGTGGGGCACGGCAGGCGCGTACCGGTGGGCGATGTGCTGCTGTCCTCGATCGCCGCCGTGAGCTGGGCGTTGATCGGCATGGTGGGGGTGGCCGCGCTGGGGCTGCATCTGCTCGATGCCGACGAGACGGCCTCGCTCGGGCCGATGACCGCGGCGCTCGTGGCGCTCGGGGCGGGTGGTTCGGTGACGCCCTCGGGCGATATGTCGGCGTTCGGGCTGGAAGGCGCCCAGGCGGACACCGCCCTCCAGATCACGCCACTGGGGGTGAGCCTGGTGGGCGCGCTGCTGCTGTCCTGGTTCTTCCTGCGCTCGCTGCGCGGGGCGGGCGCGGTGATCTCGCCCGCCGAACTGGTGGCGCGGGCGGGCACGGTGGCCGCTCTCTTCGTGGCGCTGCTGGGGGGTCTGGCCTGGGCGGGACACGACATCATCACGATCGACGGCGGTGCGCTCGGGCTCGACAAGCTGCCGGGCGGCGGGGTCCCCGACGACGTGGAGGTGCCCGGGCTCGGCAACATCGGCGGGCTGCTGCCGGACCGGCTCGGGGACCTCGCGGACGCGAACGCCAAGGTGGGCTTCACCGTCGACACCGTGCCGACGCTCCTCGGGGGCCTCGGCTGGGTCCTCGGCGTCCTGCTGATCGCGCTGCTGGCCTCGCGCAGGACCCCGCTGCCGGGCGGCTGGACGGCCGTGCACCGCGTGGTGCGGCCCGCGGTGTCCGCGCTGGTCACGGTGTTGCTGGTGGCGGTCCTGGCGGGCTTCGCGGCGGCGGCGTACGCGGCGATCGGCGACGACAACCCGAAACGGATCGCCGGCGCCGCCCTGCTCGGGGCGCCCAACGGCGTGTGGCTCGGCATCCCGATCGGGCTCCTCGTGCCGTGGGACGGGACGGCCAAGGGTCCGTTCCTGCAGTTCCTGCCGGACCCCATGGACGACCTCCTGAAGTTCTCCGACGACCCCGTGACCCTGGCCAGGCTGGCCGAACTGGACGGCCGGGTCTGGCTGCTGGGCGTCGCGGCGGCCCTGATGATGCTGTTCGCGGGCGTCCTGACCGCGGCCCGCACCCCGTTCGTACGGGAGCGGGGCGTCCTCGGTTTCGCGGCTCGCTGCGCGCTGCGGCTGGCGATCGTGACGGCGCTGGTGCTGCCGCTGCTGGTCTGGCTGACGGAGGTGTCCGTGGACGCCTCGCTGTCCGTGCTCGGCATCGACGCGTTCGACTCCGGGATCGAGTTGCGCGGGCAGCTCGGCATGGCGCTGCTGCTCGGTGCGCTGTGGGGCGCGGTCGCGGGCGCGGTGGGCGCGCTGCTCGCGTGCGCGTCGGGTGCGGCCGGCCGGCAGGCGGCGCCGCTGGCACGGGGTGAGGTGGACGGGTCCTCGCCGGAAGCCGTCGCCTCGTACGCGGAGGTGGCCGGACGAACGGCGGGGCAGCCGGCCGGGGAGGCCGGTCCCTACCGCCCCGGTACGCCGTTCCGGCCGACGAACCCGGAGACGAACCCCTATCTGCGGATCCCCGACGAGTTACGGGAGTCAGGGCCCGGTCGGCGCTCCGGCCCCCGGTCCCCCGGCGGCTCCCGGCCCCCCGGCGGGCAGCGGCGCGACCCAGGCGGACAAGCAGGGCCTCCCGGCGCTCAGCCACGGCCCCCCGGTGGGCAACCGCAGCCTCCCGGCGGCCGGCCGCGGCCCCCTGGTGGGCCCTCAGGGCCCGGTGGACAGCCTCCCGGCGGTGGTGGGCAGCCGCCGCCCGGTGCGCGTCCGCCGGACGACGTGCCGGACGACGTGTACGGGGCGCAGACGATGATCGGCCCCTTCCCGCCGACGCCCCGTCCGGGGCAGCCGGGGTCCGGACCCCGGCGCCGGTCCCGTTCGTCGCAGGACGGGCCGCCCACCCCGCCGGACGAGCTGCCTCCCCCGCCGCCGCCCCGCAAGCCGGGCGGACGCCGCTGA